In the genome of Bremerella sp. P1, the window CGTTACCGAGTGAGTTGCCGCTGTGCATTTGGGTCGCTGTTTTCCTGGGAAAGAACGAGGATGGAACGACGGTCGGTTTCACACGCGGACTGCAGTCGCTTGATGTGATGGATTTCGTCACCGAAGATGCAACCGATGAGCCGGCCGATCTGTGCGAGCGTTTCTATGGGCTGGCAGATTACCTGCTGGAAAATGGTCCGGTGATCGAAGATGGGCACACGATCGGGGATGACGCCCAAGAGAGAATTCGCATTTCGTTCGAGCAGTCTCCCTTCGGTCACGAGTGTCCGATCATGCGTCTGAAGTACACGCCTCGGACAGGGCACTCGCAGTTCGGACTGCACTCGTAGGGCGGTTCGGTTCGCTCTAGGCTTTGGCTCGCGGATGAGCGAGTTCGTACACGCCCTTCAGGGTTGCCGTACTCAAGTGCGTATAGATCTGCGTGGTGACCAGGCTTTTGTGTCCCAAAAGTTCCTGCACGCTGCGAATATCGGCACCTGCATCCAGCAGATGCGTGGCAAAGCTATGCCGCAATGTATGAGGGCTGGTCCTTAAATCGAGGCCTGCCTCTTTCAAGTATTTCTCGAGCATCCGTCCCACGCTTCGCGTGGTGATGCGATTGCCGAACTTGTTGAGAAAGACGGGACGCTCTTTCAACTTTTCACTCTTCGGGCTGAGCTGGCGAAGGTCGAGCCATTTTTCGAGGGCAACCAGTGCATACGACCCAAGTGGAGCCAGTCGCTCTTTACGGCCTTTACCGCGAACACGTACCAGGCCATCGTGAAGATCGAGGTCGTTCTCGTTGATGCCGACCAGTTCGCTCACACGCAGACCCGCGCTGTAGGTGGTTTCGAGCATTGCCCGGTCACGAATTCCAGCAGATGAAGATCGAGGTGGAGCGTTCAAGAGCTTGCCGATTTCGTCGGTGCTCAGGAAGTGAGGAAGTTTCTGGCTCTTTCGCGGATTGCGAAGCGGCTTGGCGGGATTCTTTTCAACCAACTGCTGCCGCTGGGCGAATTTGAAGAAGCTTCGCATCGAAGCCAATCGCCGGGCCACCGTGCTACTGGAGTAGCCTGCTTCGGAGACGGCGGAAACGTAGCCGCGGAGATCAAGCGTGGTAACTTCGCTGGGAGCAGGCTCCAAGGCGAAACTCTCTTCGAGATATTCCGCCAACGCGTCGAGGTCTTCGCCGTAGCTCTTGATGGTCAGGTCGGACGCATTTCGTTCGACCTGAAGATAGCGGAGGTAGCTATCAATGACACTACGCAAGCCCTGCATCGAGGAATTTGCGACGCGATCAATCAAGGTGATAGCTCCGCGTTAGCTGAACTCGTCGAAGTCGAGGTGATCGGAATCGAGGCTCCCGATATCAATCGGCCCATTGGCGGGGAACTCGAATCGCGGCTTGACTGCGGCATCGCTGGCGACCGGTTCGTCCTGATCGGCGGCTTGGGCGCGGATCTTTTGGCTGAGCACAGCGGCATCGTACCAAGTGAAACTCAGTTCCGGATTACTCGCGTACCGTCCCAGCGTGCGAAGGGCTTCTGCCCTGCGCTGATCGCTGAATAGAAAGACGTAGCGTTCTTCACCCTTGACCAGTGCTAGTACGTTGATCTCTTCCGTCACGTGTGGCAGCCTCCCAGACAATTCCTAAACTCATCCGTGGTAAAGAAGGTTATCGGCTTTCGCCCCACCGGATCGCCAGTTGAGATTCACCAGCACCGCCACGAAGAGAGAGCATTTCTGTGATATGCGAGTAGCAACAGAAACGAATGAAATCGTTGCTACGATCAAGAAAACCCTGCCAACCCCCATTACGCGCATCGTCCAGAAAAAAGTAATACTGTTCGGCACGTTCTGTGAGGTTAGAGTCATTTTCACTATAGCTCCGAATCTGCGAGATGATCGGGCCATCTTGCTGCAGCATCGGAGGTGGTTGAGTGCGTGGTGCATCGGGAATGAACCCGCTTGGATCAGGCCAATTCGGTGGGAGGCCTTCGACCGCGATTTGTTCGTTTTTCTCGGGGTTTTCAATGCGATCGTCGAGATCTGGCTCCGCGGGCGTCTGCGTCGCAAGTTGTTCGCGAGCGAGCGCGAACTCCGCTTCCCAGACGTGCGATTCGGGAATGAATTCTTCACCGGCCGTGCCCCATGGCAGTCCATAGCCAGGCGGAATCGGATGGAATCCGGGATTGGTCGAGTACCAATTGATCGCGAGAGTCAAACGTTTCGGATAATAGGGCGTGTAGTCGGTCACCGAACCAACGACGACGGCATCGGCACCTAACATTTTTCCGAGGGCACGTAATTGTTCGACGTCGGTACCGTTATTGTTGCTTGCTTGCATCGCCCGCATGACGACACCTACCGGCACGACTTCAAAGCCACGGATCGATTGAAGCTCGCCGTAGTAGGCCAGCGTCACTTCGTCCATGTCGAGCGTGGGCACGTCGCTTTGATTGTTGAAGGGGACAATCGCGACGCGAGCGAGCTGCGGAAATGGATTGTGATAGATCGGCTTGTCGCGCACCTCGGGGATGGCGGCGCAGCCGCTGCATAGCAGAGTCAAACAGGCGATGGCGAACCAGGTACGCACGAGTGTGACAATCGTAGCAATTCAGGTAGCCCCCCTGATTTGCTGCATGCGCTTCGCGAATCCTTCGCCGCGCATGGTCCGATGTGTCTGTCATCGACGAGGTGGGCCTGTGCTCTTCACGCGAATCGATCCGATTTCGCGAATTGGAGAAAGTTTGACGCCGCTAGCGATGCTGGCAGAATGGCTCAAGCTACACCAGCGTGCTCATGCTTTGCATGCCAATCGGCTCTCGAGACGTGAAAGGTTCTCCGTAGCGAGTGCCAATCACCTTGCCCCAATACGAGGCTTCGTCATGTAGCTTGTCCAGAAACGTGGGGTACTCGGTCGGTCGCCCTTCGATGAACTGGCTGTGATAACAGCGGATCGAAGCCAGCTTCTGCTCCCAGTACTCGCTGATGTCGAGCACGAACGCCGGCTGGGGAGTCATCTTCAAGTGCACGCAGTAGTAGTTGTAGATTCGCTGCGGGTGAAAGGGCTCACCGGGCATGTCGGTCTTACTCAGCTTCGACCAGAAACGTGCCGCATCAACCAGCTGCGTTGCGGCCAGGTGATCGGGATGGGCATCTTCCCAGTAAGGAGCAAACAGCCAATTGGGTCTGAGCTGTCGGATGACTGAAGCCAGCTTCTCGCGGGCTGCTAGCGTTGCTTCCAGGCTGCGATTGGGAAGCCCTAGATTGTCTCGCCAATCGACTCCCAGAATCTCCGTCGCGGCAGTTGTTTCGGCGGCTCTCTTTTCTAGGCTGCCATAGGGGGTCGGTTCGCCTGAGGTCAGATCGAGGATGCCAACCTTTTTGCCTTCCGCTTTGAATTTGAGAATCGCACCTGCCATGCCCAGTTCAGCGTCGTCAGGATGGGGGGCGATTACCAGGATGTCGAGCGGTGTGGGGGTTTTCATTTGATCTGGAACCATGACTCGTTATCAGGTATTTACCACGGCACAAATTTTCATTTTTAGGGCCCTGCTGATTTCGCACCCATGACCATCCGAACACTCGTTGTCATGCTGACTCTTATTGCTATCGTCCCTGGTTGCCGCACATGGGGCTGGGGTGGGAAGCAATCAAAGCAGGATACCCATCTCGTCGATAACTTCACCGACAACAAATCGGAGTCGAGTGAAGATCAGGAAGACGACTTTGTCGACTCCGCCACCTACGCCAAGAAGAATGGTCGAACCGATGACCCTGGCACAGGGCTGTCCGACCGTTCTCGACAAATTGAACGGAACCTGGGTTACCGATAGTTCGCTCTCGCGAAACGGATCGGTTTAGTGTTCGATGCCGTAGAGCGGGCCAAGTTTCGCACGAAGGTAGCGAATCAGCGGAGTCGAATCGATGGGATCGCCACAAACGCGTTCGACCAATTCAGCACCCGGGTAGCACTCGCCATGCTGATGGACGTTTTCTCGGAGCCAATCCAGCAGCGGCATGAATTCTCCGGCGGCAAACATGCCGTCCAGATCTCCCAGATCTTCGCGAGCTTGTTCCAATAGCTGAGCTGAGTAAATATTGCCCAGACTGTAGGTGGGGAAGTAGCCCATCAGGCCGGCGCTCCAATGGACATCTTGCAGGCAGCCATCGGCATCAGTGGTAGGCGTGATGCCGAGCTGTTGGGTGTACTTCTCGTTCCAAGCTCCCGGCAAGTCTTTCACCTGGAGGTCGCCAGAAAGAAGTGCTTGTTCCAGTTCGAAGCGGATAATAATGTGCAAGTTGTAAGTCGCTTCGTCCGCTTCCACACGAATCAACGACGGAGCAACTTCGTTGATGGCGAAGTGGAAGTCACCGATCGGGACATCGCCCAGGGCTTCCGGGAACATCTTCTT includes:
- the xerC gene encoding tyrosine recombinase XerC → MIDRVANSSMQGLRSVIDSYLRYLQVERNASDLTIKSYGEDLDALAEYLEESFALEPAPSEVTTLDLRGYVSAVSEAGYSSSTVARRLASMRSFFKFAQRQQLVEKNPAKPLRNPRKSQKLPHFLSTDEIGKLLNAPPRSSSAGIRDRAMLETTYSAGLRVSELVGINENDLDLHDGLVRVRGKGRKERLAPLGSYALVALEKWLDLRQLSPKSEKLKERPVFLNKFGNRITTRSVGRMLEKYLKEAGLDLRTSPHTLRHSFATHLLDAGADIRSVQELLGHKSLVTTQIYTHLSTATLKGVYELAHPRAKA
- the bshB1 gene encoding bacillithiol biosynthesis deacetylase BshB1, which gives rise to MKTPTPLDILVIAPHPDDAELGMAGAILKFKAEGKKVGILDLTSGEPTPYGSLEKRAAETTAATEILGVDWRDNLGLPNRSLEATLAAREKLASVIRQLRPNWLFAPYWEDAHPDHLAATQLVDAARFWSKLSKTDMPGEPFHPQRIYNYYCVHLKMTPQPAFVLDISEYWEQKLASIRCYHSQFIEGRPTEYPTFLDKLHDEASYWGKVIGTRYGEPFTSREPIGMQSMSTLV